The window GCCAGAGGGGCGAAGGCAAATTTGAGCGCATATCGTGGGATGAGGCGCTGGATAAAGTAGCCAGCGAGCTCGTACGTATCAAGCAGACCTACGGTCCCAAGGCTATCCTGGCCTTGACCCTTTCCGGTGGTGTGGGCACGCTCCACACCGGCAACATGACCCTGCGCCAGCTTCTCAGTAGCTTTGGCGGTTACACCTCTGCCTGGGGTGACGCTTCGGCAGAGGGTGCTGTCTTCGCTGCTAGAGCCACTTATGGCACGCTAACAAATGGCAATACCAGGGATGATCTGGTCAACTCACGGCTCATCATCCTCTGGGGGCTGAACCCGGCTACCTCTATCTACAGTACCAATACCAGCCTGTATCTGGTGCAAGCCAAAGAGGCTGGTGCCAGGATCGTCGTTGTTGACCCCAGATACAGCAATACGGCTGCACTCCTGGCCGACCAGTGGATCCCCATTAGGCCAGGAACAGACACTGCTGTGATGGCTGCCATGGCTTATGTTATGATCAACGAAAATCTCCACGACCAGCCCTTCCTCGATAAATACACCCTCGGCTTTGATAGGTTCAGAGACTATGTGATGGGGTTGGAGGATAGCGTTCCCAAGACGCCAGCATGGGCTGAAGCCAAAAGCGGTGTTCCCGCCAACACCATAGTAGCGCTGGCGCGTGAGTACGCCACCACCAAGCCATCGGCACTTATTCCTGGATTTGCTCCGGGCCGGAGTGCCTTTGGTGAGCAGTTTCATCGCATGTCTTCTACCCTGGCTGCCATGACTGGCAACGTTGGCATCCATGGTGGCTGTGCCGCCGGTTTCGAACGGCCCCTCATTGGGCCCATGGTCCCGCCTGGCTTCGCTAAGCATTTTGAGGGTGGCCCGTACGAGGAGCGCTTAAGACAACTGGATGTCTCCCGCCGTCTCCGCAGGCAACCCCATGCTTGCCACCTGTGGGATTTTGTACTTAAGGGAACGGCAGGGGGCTACGCCACAGACCTGACAATGGCTTACATTGCCTTCGCCAACCCTCTGAACCAGTTCCCAAATATCAACAAAGGGGTTGAGGCGCTGAAGAAACTGGAGTTTGTCGTCGTCCACGAGCAATTCATGACGCCTACGGCCAGGTTCGCCGATATCCTGCTGCCCGTGACTACGGTTTGGGAGAGAAACGATTTCGCCCGCCCCTGGCTTGGGGGATCCTATTTCCTCTATATGAACAAGGCGGTCGAGCCGCCGGAGGATGTCAAGTCCGATTTTGAAATATGCCGCGAGTTGGCAATAAGGCTGGGCGTCCAGAATACTTATTTTGAGATGTCGGAAGAGGAAGCCATAGGCCGACTAGTGGAAGCCATGGAAGATGTGATGCCGGAGATTGGCGACTACCAGAAATTCAAAGGGAGGGGAGTGCATAAGATGAAGCCGCCT of the Chloroflexota bacterium genome contains:
- a CDS encoding dimethyl sulfoxide reductase subunit A, which codes for MAKMSTGKTDKGTRIVPTAACYDCGGRCVIKVHVKEGVALRVETDDGEEPQLRACARGHALRWQEYSPERLRFPQKRVGQRGEGKFERISWDEALDKVASELVRIKQTYGPKAILALTLSGGVGTLHTGNMTLRQLLSSFGGYTSAWGDASAEGAVFAARATYGTLTNGNTRDDLVNSRLIILWGLNPATSIYSTNTSLYLVQAKEAGARIVVVDPRYSNTAALLADQWIPIRPGTDTAVMAAMAYVMINENLHDQPFLDKYTLGFDRFRDYVMGLEDSVPKTPAWAEAKSGVPANTIVALAREYATTKPSALIPGFAPGRSAFGEQFHRMSSTLAAMTGNVGIHGGCAAGFERPLIGPMVPPGFAKHFEGGPYEERLRQLDVSRRLRRQPHACHLWDFVLKGTAGGYATDLTMAYIAFANPLNQFPNINKGVEALKKLEFVVVHEQFMTPTARFADILLPVTTVWERNDFARPWLGGSYFLYMNKAVEPPEDVKSDFEICRELAIRLGVQNTYFEMSEEEAIGRLVEAMEDVMPEIGDYQKFKGRGVHKMKPPGPVISFKKQIEDPDNNPFPTLSGRIEIYSQLIADLNNPNTPPVPKHIDTWEGPEDPLAKKYPLQLMTVHQKNRAHSCFDNNPLLREIEPQSLLLSRKDAESRGIKDGEAVRVFNDRGETVIRARVTECIMPGVVSLGEGAWYKPDGQGRDRAGSPNMLTRDSYAPGGAFPFNTALVEVEKV